The Spirosoma foliorum genome has a window encoding:
- a CDS encoding GrpB family protein — protein sequence MPTPSVVIAPYNPDWASWALQEIDRLARPLRPNLITIEHIGSTSVPGLAAKPIIDLLPIVQSLEILDEQRSIIEGLGYLWYGEYGISERRYCKLIDAEANRVFHVHFFPSTSIGVTRHLAFRDYLRAYPAIAEAYQNEKQRAAALHPFDSSAYTEEKSTWIRQHETDALNWFVG from the coding sequence ATGCCAACTCCGTCCGTCGTTATCGCACCTTACAATCCTGATTGGGCTAGTTGGGCGCTTCAGGAAATTGATCGGCTTGCCCGGCCACTGAGGCCCAATCTGATTACGATCGAACATATTGGGTCAACATCTGTACCCGGTTTGGCGGCCAAACCGATTATTGACCTACTGCCGATTGTACAGTCGCTGGAGATTCTGGACGAACAGCGATCAATTATTGAAGGGCTAGGCTATCTATGGTATGGTGAGTATGGAATTTCCGAAAGACGCTATTGTAAGCTGATCGACGCGGAGGCTAACCGAGTCTTTCATGTACATTTCTTTCCCTCCACCTCTATTGGCGTTACGCGGCATTTGGCTTTTCGGGATTACTTACGAGCTTACCCGGCTATTGCAGAAGCCTATCAAAACGAAAAGCAGCGTGCTGCCGCCCTTCACCCGTTTGATTCATCTGCTTATACTGAAGAAAAATCAACTTGGATTCGCCAACACGAAACTGATGCACTTAATTGGTTTGTGGGGTAG
- a CDS encoding transcriptional regulator, with protein MIPRILLRITHVLLIGWLVISHTARAQVDTLFRLNPDQRILRLCQQAPNFAVTHPPYLTANDSIRVFSQLDRLASFAQQQDDDRLFWYAQLHKILFRHALVLLSGKPSFVLEEAQSYLDQCPIPVVQAAYWHQKGTYEFSKKKFNEAFRWLLRAQQTFEEIGYEHIPEISEYLSALGGRYYFFGEYATCIRYMEASFRYPAWVKRAEITAHNTVGLSHQHLHQYAQAQDYFYQTLELAGKHDDSAYVAIANSNLGHLLLIQSKPNLALPYLYNGYRFSWQDSPEDNVPENAALTSLYLAQALMDLDSTQKTRIYIDRSTRLFTNRPWSDYDLQYYQAQTQYYKKVGNYRLATDYLDSLRHTEESQRNLFNTRMLTASQSQVNAERYLNELRTLEAEQKNAVLVRNIIIIAAILLTLAGLYAFRQNQRKRWQEKQVLLAQQQRAEQLLAQYVANIQEKNQLIDTISAQLHQSEPVSPPQPSVKSLQNQVILTEADWQHFKQLFEDVYPGFFSALHTRYPDLTKAEIRLLALSKLQIDPPQMGRMLGISPESIHKTTYRLRKKLGVSSKLYLADLLADTQTDQQLADK; from the coding sequence ATGATTCCCCGAATTCTGCTTAGAATTACGCATGTGCTGCTAATTGGCTGGCTAGTAATAAGCCACACCGCTCGCGCACAAGTGGATACGCTATTCCGACTTAATCCCGATCAGCGGATTCTACGGTTATGTCAGCAGGCTCCTAATTTTGCCGTTACACATCCGCCCTACCTGACAGCTAACGACTCTATCCGGGTTTTCTCACAACTCGACCGACTGGCCTCCTTTGCGCAACAACAGGATGACGACCGCTTGTTCTGGTACGCCCAACTTCATAAAATCCTTTTCCGACACGCACTGGTTTTGCTCTCAGGTAAGCCATCTTTTGTGCTTGAAGAGGCTCAATCTTATCTGGACCAGTGCCCAATACCCGTTGTCCAGGCAGCCTATTGGCATCAAAAAGGTACCTATGAGTTCAGTAAGAAAAAATTTAATGAAGCGTTTCGCTGGTTGCTGCGAGCGCAGCAAACCTTTGAAGAGATTGGTTACGAGCATATTCCCGAAATTAGCGAGTATCTTTCCGCTTTGGGAGGACGGTATTATTTTTTCGGCGAGTACGCTACCTGCATTCGCTACATGGAAGCCTCTTTTCGCTACCCAGCCTGGGTAAAACGAGCGGAGATCACCGCCCATAATACGGTTGGACTGTCGCATCAGCATCTCCATCAATATGCGCAGGCTCAGGATTATTTTTATCAGACCTTAGAGCTGGCCGGTAAACATGATGACTCGGCTTATGTGGCTATCGCCAACTCGAATCTAGGGCATTTGCTTCTTATACAGAGCAAGCCCAATCTGGCTTTGCCTTATTTGTATAACGGCTATCGATTTAGTTGGCAAGACTCCCCAGAGGACAACGTACCCGAGAATGCGGCCCTGACATCCCTCTACCTGGCTCAGGCACTGATGGATCTGGATAGTACTCAGAAAACCAGAATCTATATCGACCGATCAACCCGATTGTTTACTAACCGGCCTTGGTCAGATTATGATCTCCAGTATTATCAGGCTCAGACTCAGTATTATAAAAAAGTTGGCAATTATCGCCTGGCAACGGATTATCTGGATTCACTTCGTCACACAGAGGAATCGCAGCGAAACTTATTCAACACTCGTATGCTAACGGCAAGTCAAAGTCAGGTCAATGCTGAGCGCTATCTGAATGAACTGCGCACGTTGGAAGCCGAGCAGAAGAACGCTGTTTTGGTGCGCAATATCATCATCATCGCTGCCATACTGCTGACCCTGGCAGGTCTCTATGCGTTTCGGCAAAATCAGCGGAAACGCTGGCAGGAAAAGCAGGTGTTGTTAGCCCAACAGCAAAGGGCCGAACAACTATTGGCTCAATACGTGGCTAACATTCAGGAGAAGAACCAGCTTATCGATACGATCTCGGCCCAACTTCACCAGTCTGAACCAGTTAGTCCTCCACAACCATCCGTTAAAAGTTTACAAAACCAGGTTATTTTGACCGAAGCTGACTGGCAGCATTTCAAGCAATTGTTTGAAGATGTATACCCTGGCTTTTTTTCGGCTCTTCATACTCGTTACCCCGATTTGACTAAAGCTGAAATCCGCTTACTAGCGCTCTCAAAACTACAGATTGACCCTCCTCAAATGGGCCGGATGCTAGGCATCTCCCCCGAATCGATTCACAAAACAACCTATCGACTTCGGAAGAAACTAGGTGTCAGCAGTAAATTATACTTAGCTGACCTGTTAGCCGATACGCAAACAGATCAGCAATTGGCTGATAAATAG
- a CDS encoding mechanosensitive ion channel family protein, translating into MNFTQAAGLIYSELSTWIRTAIRYTPKLAVALLLLVFFTFLSRWMSRWVVRGLDRVSTNVSLINLTGAVMRVVVLSVGLFVALGVLGLDKTVTSLLAGAGVIALAVGFAFQDLTTNFISGAMIALARPIQVGDTVETNGYTGKVLDIKLRSIVIDNGQGQTVEIPSKDVFQKPIKNFSRIGLRRIELAAGISYLDDMANAQRLAKGAVAALPFVLSDHPVELHYRNFADANVQFVLWFWIKPTGTNPQMALSEAMIAVKKVFDENQILIVFAGQTFDLKQKLATSQFPDADKK; encoded by the coding sequence ATGAATTTTACGCAGGCCGCCGGGCTTATTTACTCCGAACTATCTACCTGGATTCGTACCGCCATACGTTACACACCCAAGCTAGCCGTAGCTTTATTACTCCTTGTCTTCTTTACGTTTTTATCGCGCTGGATGAGCCGATGGGTGGTTCGGGGATTGGATCGGGTTAGCACAAACGTCTCTTTGATTAATCTGACAGGGGCCGTCATGCGGGTAGTTGTTCTGTCGGTCGGTTTGTTTGTGGCGCTGGGCGTACTAGGATTAGATAAAACTGTAACCTCATTGCTGGCGGGGGCGGGCGTTATTGCGCTGGCCGTAGGTTTCGCGTTTCAGGATTTAACGACCAATTTTATTTCAGGAGCCATGATCGCGCTGGCCCGGCCTATTCAGGTTGGCGATACAGTAGAAACGAATGGCTATACGGGTAAAGTGTTGGACATCAAGTTACGCTCCATCGTAATCGATAATGGGCAAGGGCAAACCGTCGAGATACCGAGTAAAGATGTTTTTCAGAAACCGATTAAGAATTTTTCCCGAATTGGTCTGCGACGTATCGAACTGGCTGCTGGTATTTCCTATTTAGATGACATGGCAAATGCCCAACGTCTGGCCAAAGGAGCTGTAGCGGCTTTACCTTTCGTTCTGTCCGACCATCCCGTTGAACTACATTATCGGAACTTTGCCGATGCCAATGTTCAGTTTGTCCTCTGGTTCTGGATTAAGCCAACTGGCACAAATCCCCAAATGGCGCTAAGTGAAGCGATGATTGCCGTGAAAAAAGTGTTCGATGAAAATCAGATCCTGATTGTCTTTGCTGGACAAACGTTTGATTTGAAACAAAAGCTAGCCACAAGCCAGTTCCCGGATGCTGATAAGAAATAA
- a CDS encoding endonuclease/exonuclease/phosphatase family protein, with protein MRILIPLLLGSLLATNTTFAQKDSPITVATYNLRYNNKGDGINAWPNRKENVKALIQFHEFDLFGTQEALRGQLNDVAELNEFAFLGAGRDDGKEAGEHSAIFYKKDRFKALQSGNFWLSETPDKPGKGWDATCCNRICSWAKFNDLKTKKDFYFFSVHFDHQGVEARRQSGKLMVEKIKEIAKNVPVILVGDFNSTPETEQIKTIQTLLSDAHNVTKTPPYGPEGTFNSFKFDAPMDNRIDYIFVSKQFDVLKYGVLTDAKDQRYPSDHQPVMVKVILK; from the coding sequence ATGCGCATACTAATTCCCCTTTTGCTTGGCAGTTTACTTGCAACAAATACCACATTTGCCCAAAAAGATTCACCTATTACGGTGGCCACCTACAATCTTCGCTACAACAATAAAGGCGATGGTATCAATGCCTGGCCCAACCGGAAAGAGAACGTAAAAGCCCTGATTCAGTTTCATGAATTTGACTTGTTCGGTACGCAGGAAGCGTTGCGTGGCCAATTAAATGATGTGGCTGAATTGAACGAGTTTGCCTTTTTAGGCGCCGGTCGCGACGATGGTAAGGAAGCCGGAGAACATTCGGCGATTTTCTATAAAAAAGACCGTTTCAAAGCACTTCAGTCAGGTAATTTCTGGTTGAGCGAAACGCCCGATAAGCCCGGTAAAGGCTGGGATGCTACCTGCTGCAACCGGATTTGCTCGTGGGCTAAATTCAATGACCTGAAGACGAAAAAAGACTTTTACTTTTTCAGTGTTCACTTCGATCACCAGGGTGTCGAAGCGCGTCGACAGTCGGGAAAACTGATGGTGGAAAAGATTAAGGAAATCGCGAAAAACGTCCCTGTTATTCTCGTCGGTGATTTTAACTCGACACCCGAAACGGAGCAGATTAAAACGATTCAGACACTCCTGAGCGATGCGCATAACGTGACAAAAACTCCGCCTTACGGTCCAGAAGGTACATTCAATAGCTTCAAATTCGATGCGCCAATGGATAATCGAATTGACTACATTTTTGTCAGTAAGCAGTTCGATGTATTAAAATACGGCGTTTTAACGGATGCTAAAGACCAACGATACCCATCTGACCATCAACCCGTAATGGTGAAGGTGATTTTGAAATAG
- a CDS encoding BamA/TamA family outer membrane protein, producing MNKPTNGLLNWGVSGHLLLGSLLLTLALPLNTRAQSDSSRLITTSQPPMAKTDTSADVWDVYYRFINRKGHRPTEGQKPGFHPSVFPELAYALQTGFAVGINANLSFTSADPKQNVSVIYFTPQYTQYQQVIVPVEVNLWTKDNRYNIVTDYRYYDYSADNFGLGDNSRSDVDDQLTYSYLRLYQSVFRQVATNFSIGIGYALDYHWKIGEDNKTPLLNNDFQQYGSGEKSVSSGPTFSLQYTNRRNPNNPQNGFFGNIIFRPNMRWLGSDQNWQSVLADFRKYVPLSNDGRHILTFWNVNWLSFGGQAPYLDLPSTGWDTHSNLGRGYTQGRFRGRNMIYLETEYRTVLLNNGLLGGVVFANMQTFSDYPNTNQFGKLLPGGGVGLRIKINKHSNLNLAVDYGFGIGGSQGIFLNLGEVF from the coding sequence ATGAATAAGCCGACTAACGGCCTATTAAATTGGGGCGTCAGTGGCCATTTGTTGCTGGGTAGCCTATTGTTGACGCTGGCTTTGCCTTTGAATACTAGGGCACAAAGCGATTCTAGTCGGCTGATTACAACTAGCCAGCCGCCGATGGCCAAAACCGATACGTCGGCTGATGTCTGGGACGTGTATTACCGATTCATTAATCGGAAGGGGCACCGCCCAACAGAGGGCCAAAAGCCGGGTTTCCATCCGTCGGTATTTCCAGAACTTGCCTACGCCCTGCAAACTGGGTTTGCCGTCGGTATAAACGCGAACCTGTCATTTACCAGCGCCGACCCCAAACAGAACGTTTCTGTTATTTATTTTACTCCTCAGTATACTCAATATCAGCAGGTTATTGTGCCTGTTGAAGTAAATCTCTGGACGAAGGATAATCGCTATAATATCGTCACTGATTATCGTTATTACGATTATTCAGCGGATAATTTTGGTCTGGGCGACAACTCGCGATCCGATGTCGACGACCAGTTGACCTATTCCTATCTTCGGCTGTATCAGTCTGTTTTTCGGCAGGTTGCCACTAATTTTTCTATTGGTATCGGATACGCTCTTGATTACCACTGGAAAATTGGAGAGGATAATAAAACGCCTTTGCTGAACAATGATTTTCAGCAGTATGGGTCAGGTGAAAAGTCGGTTTCATCGGGGCCAACGTTTAGTTTGCAATACACGAATCGGCGTAATCCCAACAACCCTCAGAATGGATTTTTCGGAAACATCATCTTCCGACCCAATATGCGCTGGTTAGGTAGCGACCAAAATTGGCAATCGGTGCTGGCTGATTTTCGGAAGTATGTGCCCTTGTCGAACGATGGGCGACATATTCTCACATTCTGGAATGTTAACTGGCTTAGTTTTGGTGGCCAGGCTCCTTATTTAGATTTACCAAGCACGGGCTGGGACACCCATTCGAACTTGGGTCGTGGCTACACACAGGGTCGATTCCGGGGGCGAAATATGATCTATCTGGAAACCGAATACCGGACTGTATTGCTTAATAACGGCTTGCTGGGTGGTGTTGTGTTTGCGAATATGCAGACCTTCAGCGATTACCCCAATACCAATCAATTCGGGAAGCTTCTGCCCGGTGGTGGTGTAGGGTTACGTATTAAAATCAACAAACATTCAAACCTGAATCTGGCCGTCGACTATGGTTTTGGTATTGGCGGTTCGCAGGGAATATTCCTGAATCTGGGCGAGGTTTTCTAA
- a CDS encoding NADPH-dependent FMN reductase yields the protein MKITLISTSSRKNSNSLRFVNYLRHLLAEEGQHEVSIVSFEEYDIPLVGQESVKKDALTPFQHSLISSWDSADLVIFAMPEYNWTAPPTGYQCYSPTGWPCLQTPV from the coding sequence ATGAAAATTACGCTGATTTCTACCTCATCGCGCAAAAATAGTAACTCATTACGTTTTGTGAACTATCTCCGGCACTTATTGGCCGAAGAAGGCCAGCATGAGGTTTCAATAGTATCTTTTGAAGAATACGATATACCGTTAGTTGGCCAGGAATCGGTCAAAAAAGATGCCCTAACTCCTTTCCAGCATTCATTGATTAGCAGTTGGGATTCTGCCGATTTAGTGATTTTCGCTATGCCCGAATACAACTGGACAGCCCCCCCCACAGGCTACCAATGCTATTCACCAACTGGGTGGCCCTGCCTTCAAACACCTGTTTAA
- a CDS encoding cysteine desulfurase family protein, producing the protein MTPPAAIYLDNAATTRLDPEVLEAMLPLMTEHYGNPSSIHSHGRAVRTAIEKARKTVASLLNTSPAEIFFTSGGTEADNTAIRSSIETYGLTHAITSPLEHHAVLHTLQHLAEQGTIQLSLVNIDEKGTIDLAHLEELLRTQPRSLVSLMHGNNEIANLLNLNQVGELCRAYEAIFHSDTVQTMGHFRHDLQKLPVDFIVGAGHKFHGPKGVGFLYVNADRVKIHPFMYGGAQERNMRGGTENVYGIVGLAKALEIAYHDMDTHQQHITSLKRRMIEQLREKMPDVRFNGNSADVDNSLYTVLNVSLPASEMSDMLLFSLDIARISASGGSACSSGSSIGSHVLGALPGLDSDRGYVRFSFGKYNTAEEIDYAVDTLVGLYQKELVK; encoded by the coding sequence ATGACACCCCCCGCTGCTATTTACCTGGATAACGCTGCTACAACCCGACTTGATCCTGAAGTGCTAGAGGCTATGCTACCGCTTATGACGGAGCATTATGGCAATCCATCGTCTATTCATAGCCACGGTCGAGCGGTGCGTACTGCCATCGAAAAAGCACGGAAAACAGTCGCGTCGTTACTGAACACATCGCCCGCCGAAATTTTCTTTACCTCAGGTGGTACCGAAGCAGATAACACCGCCATTCGAAGTAGCATTGAAACCTACGGATTAACACATGCCATTACATCGCCCCTGGAACACCATGCTGTTTTGCACACGCTCCAGCACCTGGCTGAACAGGGCACGATTCAATTGAGCCTCGTCAACATCGACGAAAAAGGTACTATCGATCTTGCGCACCTGGAAGAATTGCTCCGCACGCAGCCCCGCTCGCTGGTGTCGCTGATGCATGGCAATAACGAAATTGCAAACCTGTTGAATCTGAATCAAGTAGGGGAGCTGTGCCGGGCTTACGAGGCTATTTTTCATTCCGATACCGTGCAAACAATGGGTCATTTCCGGCACGATCTGCAAAAACTACCCGTTGATTTCATTGTTGGAGCAGGACACAAATTTCATGGTCCCAAAGGAGTCGGATTTCTATACGTCAATGCGGATCGGGTGAAAATTCACCCATTTATGTATGGCGGTGCGCAGGAGCGTAACATGCGCGGTGGTACCGAAAACGTATATGGTATCGTTGGGTTGGCTAAAGCGCTGGAAATTGCTTACCATGATATGGATACGCATCAGCAGCACATTACATCCCTGAAACGCCGGATGATTGAGCAACTTCGGGAGAAAATGCCGGATGTTCGTTTCAATGGTAATTCGGCTGATGTTGACAATAGCTTGTACACGGTTCTGAACGTAAGCTTACCTGCGTCGGAGATGAGCGATATGCTCTTGTTTAGCTTAGACATTGCGCGGATTTCGGCCTCGGGTGGTTCAGCCTGTTCGAGTGGATCAAGTATTGGATCGCACGTGTTAGGGGCGCTTCCTGGACTGGATTCCGATCGTGGGTATGTCCGGTTTTCGTTCGGGAAATACAATACAGCGGAAGAGATTGACTACGCCGTCGATACGCTCGTAGGGCTTTATCAGAAAGAGCTAGTGAAATAA